The candidate division TA06 bacterium B3_TA06 DNA segment TGGCTGACCGCATCTACGTTGTCCCCACAGGTGAGGTGATTCTTACAAGTGGTTACGCACGCACAATGCACATCAAGGGAACGTTGGATAAGCTGGGTATAGAGCCGGACTTCTACCGGGTAGGCGAGTACAAGTCGGCCTATGAAGTCGTTAATTTTACCGAGCCTTCAAAAGAGGATCGTGAGCAGCTCGAAGCCTACCTTTCCTCTATATACGACGAGATCCTGGGTGCGATCGAGCGCGACCGCGGCATTGCCCGTGCCGAGTTCGAGAAGATCATGAACGAGCGCGTTATCGTAGATGCGGATACGGCCAAGATGCTTGGTCTGGTGGATGATTTATGCCTTGCTTTGGATCTCGACAGCATCATCAAGATGGAGTTCGATGAAAAGACCCAGCGCACAAAGCTTGCAGATCTCAAAAAGAAGCAGAAGGAGGTCCCAAGAGCATGGGTCGAATCTCGAGAACCGGCAGGACTCCCCGGCCTTGCAAAGATAGCCCTTGTTGTAGCTGAAGGAAGTATCGTAACCGGCGAGAGCGGCACGAGTCCCCTACCCATCCCGTTGATAGGCGGTAAGTACATGGGATCAACCACGATGTCTGAGGTTCTCGAGAAGGTGAAGGACGATAAGCAAGTCAAAGCGGTGGTGTTCCGCATCAACTCAGGCGGCGGGTCCGCACTTGCCTCAGAGATCATAAACCGCGCGCTTACAGAGCTTGCAGCCTCCAAACCGGTCATCTGCTCCATGGCCGGCGTTGCAGGCTCAGGCGGCTACTTTATCGCCGCTCCCGCGGATAAGATCTTTGCCGACGCGACAACGGTTACCGGTTCCATAGGCATCCTGGGCGGTAAGTTCGTAACCAAGGGGTTCAACGAGAAGCTGGGCATAACCCGTGAAACCATAAAGCTTTATCCGCACGCCGACATGTTCAGCCCTGATCGCCCCTTTGACGAGAAGGAGGCGGAGATACTGCAACAGATGATGAACGAGGGCTATGCCGAGTTCGTGGGCCGCGTTGCCGAAGGCCGGGATATGAGCTTTGATGAGGTTGACTCGGTTGCACGCGGACGAATCTGGTCAGGCCCTGATGGCGTTGAGGCCGGCCTGGTAGATGAGGTCGGCGGTCTCATGGACGCTTTAGAAGAAGCGCGCAGGATGGCTGATCTCCCAGAGGATGTGCAGGTGGTCATCTATCCCAAGCCCAAGCCTATGTTCGAGTGGAAGGACGGCTTTGAGACCAGCCTGACCATCGGTTGGCAGATGCTTCCTTCCTGGCTTAGTGAGAACCTCCTCTACCTCATGCCCTACCAGATCGAGGTCCCTGTACGTTAGACTCTGCCTTAGATTCTGATGTAGGCAGAAAAGGGGAGATCGTGCGATCTCCCCTTAGAGTCGGGATCTTGCTTGGATCATCTCAGGTAGATTACCTTGATCGGCTCTGGGTTGTGCTCGGCACCAAGAAGCCGTGCAAAG contains these protein-coding regions:
- the sppA gene encoding signal peptide peptidase SppA, encoding MGQALILLAAGLGFFSSSSVSFVERSDAIWTNPAGLGLHSEGVELQSGFSLFEDTPNLRFGLSAGAGGFGYRTGDSTGVTGVWSAGLALPLGKRFRLGGAYNWGEQKFWNFGVQSNPLNWLALGAALQTGETPTIIGGLGVRPFTDRVTLFSDLSYRGGFEDLKVGLGVEPISGVLLSGTFTPPLFEASDLSWSVGAEFALGYVKLGATYNSEDALGVSLGASFPRYPGIRFRKPEPKVVEWVPKGRPEEPAPPVFKFAFISFGPSKSKTFYDLLTEIRDLGEHKDVEGVLLDFRGASYSLYQVEEIRAELVKLKEKGLKIVAFSEGYSIGSYYLASVADRIYVVPTGEVILTSGYARTMHIKGTLDKLGIEPDFYRVGEYKSAYEVVNFTEPSKEDREQLEAYLSSIYDEILGAIERDRGIARAEFEKIMNERVIVDADTAKMLGLVDDLCLALDLDSIIKMEFDEKTQRTKLADLKKKQKEVPRAWVESREPAGLPGLAKIALVVAEGSIVTGESGTSPLPIPLIGGKYMGSTTMSEVLEKVKDDKQVKAVVFRINSGGGSALASEIINRALTELAASKPVICSMAGVAGSGGYFIAAPADKIFADATTVTGSIGILGGKFVTKGFNEKLGITRETIKLYPHADMFSPDRPFDEKEAEILQQMMNEGYAEFVGRVAEGRDMSFDEVDSVARGRIWSGPDGVEAGLVDEVGGLMDALEEARRMADLPEDVQVVIYPKPKPMFEWKDGFETSLTIGWQMLPSWLSENLLYLMPYQIEVPVR